The Faecalibacterium sp. I3-3-89 sequence GAGCCTAAAATCCTAAGTTGCTCTTTGAGACACCGTGCCCGCAGGCACAACCTGAGTAATTATATCATAGTTTGGGCCGGGATGCAACGGCTGCACGAAAAAAGACTGCCGCACAGCAGCAGTCTTCCAGCGTGGCTCAGCCCCGGGGCTTGCCCACATAGACCAGCGCAAGGGTGTCGGGGCCGGTGTTGGCCGAGACGACGCCGCCCAGATCAAAGGTGGTGAGGGGGGCTTTGCCGAACGCCCTGCGGCAGGCCTTTTCCAGCTCCACGGCCTGCGGGATGGAGGTGTGGCCGATCATATAGTCGAAGTCCTCCACGCCCTCGGTGCGCTTTTTGCACAGGTCGATCATGGCGGGTATGACCTTGTCGTCGCCGCGCACCTTGCTCTCCACCTTGGTCTTGCCGTCGATGAGGGTGATGATGGGGCGGATGCCCATCAGCTCGCCCATGACGGCGGCAGCGGCGGAGATGCGGCCGCTCTTCTTCATCTGCTTGAGGCTGTAGGGTCCGAGGATGACCTCCATCTTGTTCATCTGTGCCTCGAACTCGCCGATGACGTGACGAAGCTCTGCGCCGTTCTGCAGCTTGCGGGCCATCTCGCAGACATACCAGCCGAACACCATCGAGTAGGTGTGGGGGTCCAGCAGGTGGATGTTCAGGTGGTGCTCCGGGCGCTCCTCCCGCAGCATCCCCTGCGCCATGACGGCGTTGTTGTAGGTGGAGGAGCCGGAGCGGTTGATGGGCACATGGATGACGTCGGTGTAGCCCTCGTCCACATACTGGCAGTACTTCTCACAGAACTGGATGGGGGTGATGGCAGCCGTGGAGGGGATGCCCTTAGCGGCCCGCATCTTGTCGTAGAACTCCTCGGGGGTGTATTTCTCGCGCTCCACAATATCCTCGTCGTCCAGCAGGATATGGAAGCCCATGATGTCGATGCCGTATTTTTCGGCCAGCTCCTGCGGGATGTCGCAGGAGGAGTCGGTCAGAATCGCAATTTTGCTCATAGTATCCCTCATTTCCATTCATAATCTCGCAGATGGCCGTGGTCCAGCAGCTCCGGAAAATCCCACTGGCGCAGCACCTCGTACACACCCACAGCGACGCTGTTGGACAGGTTCAGGCTGCGGCAGGTGTCCCGCATGGGCATCCGGATGCAGTGCTCCTGATTGGCTGCCAGCAGCGCTTCCGGCAGCCCGGCGTCCTCCCGGCCAAACACGAGGTAGGCCCCGTCCGGGTAGACGACGTCGGTGTAGCGCTGGGGCGCTTTGGTCGTAAAGTAGTAGAACGGCCCGGCGTTTCGGGCGAAGAAGTCGTCCAGACCATCATAATAGCTGATGTCCAGATAGTGCCAGTAGTCCAGCCCGGCGTGCTTGAGCTTCCGGTCGTCGATGGCAAAGCCCATCGGCCCCACCAGATGGAGGCGGCAGGCCGTGCAGGCGCAGGTGCGGGCCACGTTGCCGGTGTTCTGCGGGATGCGCGGCTCCACCAGCACGATGTTCAGGGTCGGTTTTTCGCTCATATCCGCCGCCTCACTCTTCCCGCAGCGGGCACAGCCGGGGCAGCAGAGGCTCGAACCAGACGCCGAAGCGGGTGTCCTGATCATAGGGCGTCTTCTGGATGGCCAGCGCCACAAATTCTGCTGCATTGTCTGCCGCCGCGCTCAGGGCGTTGCCCTGAATCAGCGAGCCGATGAGCACCGCGCCGTAGAGGTCGCCCGTGCCGGGGAAATTGCGGGCGATGTGCAGCTTTTTGACCACGAAGCGTTCGCGGCCCGCACCGGCGCAGGCAATGTACTTGTCCAGCTGTAAGCCCGTGACCACCACGTTGGGGGCCAGCGCCGCCGCCAGCTCGTCGGCCAGCGCCTGTGCGCCCGCCTCGTCCAGCGGGTCGGGCAGGGGCTTTTCCAGCAGCAGCCCGGCCTCGGTGGCGTTGGGCAGGATAAGGTCGGCCCGGCGGCAGAGCTGCCGCATCCGGTCGATGAAGGCCGGGGTGACGGTGGTGTAGGCCCTGCCGTTATCCCCCATCACGGGGTCTACCACCTTGTAGGCCGAGGGCCAGAGGTCGAAGGCCTTCTCGGCCAGCGCGGCCTGCGCCTCGCCCCCGAGGTAGCCAGTGTAGATGCAGTCAAAGCTCAGCCCCAGCTCCCGGTAGTGCTCCAGCGCGGCCTCCCCGTAGGCATAGCCGTCCAGACGAGCCGGAGCGCCAAAGCCGCCGGTGTGGGTGGAGAGCATTACCGTGGGCAGGGCCACCGGCTGGATGCCCATGACGCTGAGCACCGGCAGGATGACCGCCAGACTACAGCGCCCCACGCCGGAAAGGTCGTGGATACAGAGAACTTTTTTCGGTTCTGTTATCTTCAGCAAAAAAGAAACCTCCTTCGCAGGATATGCCTTTTCCCATAAGCCGGGCCAGCCCACAGCCAGCCCAGTTTATCAGAATATGATACAGTATACCACATTTTCCTGCACAAAAAAAGCGTATAGTGAATCCTTTGGTGGAAATACTAGCCTCACCGCCCAAAATTTCCGATTCGAAAGGAGTTTCTCCCATGAAAAACGAACACGCAAGCTCCACCGCCCCGCTCCTGCTCGGCATGGCCGCCGGGGCCGCACTGGGTGCTGCCGGCGTCATGGCCACCAACACCAGCCAGCGCCAGATGCGCCGCACCGCCCGCAAGCTGGCGAAGGGCGCCGAACACGCCGTGAGCCAGCTGGACAAGATGGTGGATGATTTCGTCGAGCGCCGGATGGACGGCTGACCGGGCCGATACAACAGCACCCCGGCTTTCCCTTTTTAAGGGAGGCCGGGGTGCTGCTGTCTGTCGGGGCAGAAGGCTTTGCGCCGTGCCGCCGATTTTATTTCAGATATGCTTCCGCGCTCTTGCGGATCTCTGCTTCCACCTTCTCGGCGGCTTCCTTATTCTCTGCGCTGACGGAGATATAGGTCTTGAGCTTCGGCTCGGTGCCGGAGGGGCGCACCACGATAGAGCAGTTGTCTTCCAGCAGGAACTTGAGCACGTCGGACTTGGGCAGGCCGTCCAGACCCGGCGCGTAGTCCAGCAGCTTGACGACCTTCCTGCCGCCAAACTCCTTGATGCCGCCCCGGAATGCCTGCATGATGTCCTGCATCTTGGCAAAACCGGCGCTGCCGTCGAACTCATAGCTGTGCAGGGTGTTCAGGCAGTAGCCGTAGGTCTTGTACAGCTCCTCCAGCTTGTCCAACAGGCTGATGCCCTTGGTGGCATAGTAGCTGAACATCTCGCAGATCATATACGCACCGTCCACGCCATCCTTATCGCGGACGTAGGAGCCGGTCAGATAGCCATAGCTTTCCTCAAAGCCGAACACATAGCTGTCTGCCTTTCCCTGCTGTTCCAACTTGCCGATCTGCTCCCCGATGAACTTGAAGCCGGTCAGCACGTTGATGGTGCGCAGGCCATAGTGGGTGGCGATCTGCTCGCCCATGTCCATGGTGACGATGGTCTTGACCATGACCGGGTCGGCGGGCATCTTACCGTGCTTGGCGCGCTGGCTGCAAACGTAGTCCAGCAGCAGCATACCCGTCTGGTTGCCGGTCAGCAGCTCGTACTCCCCTGCCTTGTTCTTGACGGCGATGCCCACACGGTCACAGTCGGGGTCAGTCGCCAGCAGCAGGTCGGCGTTGCACTTTTTGGCATACTCCATGCCCAGTGCCATGGCTTCCTTGATCTCCGGGTTGGGGTACGGGCAGGTCGGGAAGTTTCCGTCCGGCTGCTCCTGCTCCTTGACCACCGTGATGTTGGTGTAGCCCATCTCCTTCAGGGTGCGGGTCACAGGCTTCAGGCCAGTGCCGTTCAGCGGGCTATTCACAGAATCACAGATTGCAAGGTCACAATACTTGACCATCATCTGCTCAGAAATCTTCCAATACTTCCGAATTGGTGCAGACCATTTAGCTCGCATCCACTCATGTCCGGCCGATGTCAAGTCTTGGACAACATTTTTCACAAATAAATTTGAAAAAAGCAAAAAAAAATAAGCCCTACAAGGTTTTCAGTCAGTATCGAACCGATCTGAGCCTTGTAGGGCTTTACAGTTTACTCTATATGCTTTTTATCTTAGACCGCCTGCAGCGGGGTATTTTCCATCACTTTCTTAAATTCCTCTACTGTCATTCCAGCATCTTCCGCTGCTTCTTCAATCGTCACACGGCCTTTTCTTACCTGTTTAACCAGCATCCGCATCTCACCAATGTTGATGCCTTCTTCTCTGCCTTCGGCCTTTACGCCCTGACTAAGGTTGCACATAACAAGCACCTCCCTTTCCAGTTCTTCGTTCATTGCAACGCCAAATTCTTCTTCAAGAATTTTCTTTTTCTCAGTAGCTGCTCTGGAAGAAGAGAGCAACACATCCATAAATTTCACAATACCTGTATAGTTTTCCGTATCCGGTTCTCCCAGACAAATCGTTACAACACTCATTAAATCGTAGTTTTCCGATTTTTCAACAGCGTTTCCAATCAACTGCTCTGGTCGGATAGAATAACGAATCAGAGTGTTTTGGAACTCCTTGGTTGGGTGTGTACAAACCCAGATAGAGTACACTTTTCGGATTTTCCCATACTCCGAGTTCGTGAATATCGGGCCATGCTGTGCGGAGATCATCCTGCTGCAATAATAGATTGCTCGCTTTGTCAACGGGTATCCCGGATTAAAAGCCGTCTGCGCTTCCACATTGATAATAAGACGTATCACATCTTTCCGTGCAGTAGAACCTTCTAACGCCGGTGCAATTGCATCGAACCGGACATCATAATTGACGGTTCCTTCCGTCAACGTAGAATCCTCATTATTGCTTCCGACAATTACGTCAGAAGTTTTTTGGGGTCTGTTTGTATCATCAACATGAACGCCAACCGTGCCCACTTCCGGCGTTCCTTCGATATACTTCTCTGCAATTTCGTCTACGGAACAGGCACTGTACTCATTCACACAGTTCTTCATAATCTGTGCCAGAATCTGTTTGTTGGCAAGCAGCTTCTTGGCAGCCTTATCATAACTCGAATCATATTCCGTCTGCGTTATCGCATGAGCAAGCTGATTTTCCATCGGCATTCACTTCCTTACAGCAGATTCAAGAGGAGAGTATACTTCCCCTATTGTGCTTTCATCTTACCATAAAACACTTTGCATATCAAGCTGACAGATGTAAACTTTTCAGCATAGATTTGTCCATATTGCCCACTCTGGTTTAAATTCAATTCAGCATAATATTTCAATAGAGCAACACCTATATTCAAGATCCTTCCCGCCTTGACTAACATTCCCGTTCATCGTTTTCAAGTGAAATGATAACTGCGTTTTT is a genomic window containing:
- a CDS encoding Rpn family recombination-promoting nuclease/putative transposase, with product MENQLAHAITQTEYDSSYDKAAKKLLANKQILAQIMKNCVNEYSACSVDEIAEKYIEGTPEVGTVGVHVDDTNRPQKTSDVIVGSNNEDSTLTEGTVNYDVRFDAIAPALEGSTARKDVIRLIINVEAQTAFNPGYPLTKRAIYYCSRMISAQHGPIFTNSEYGKIRKVYSIWVCTHPTKEFQNTLIRYSIRPEQLIGNAVEKSENYDLMSVVTICLGEPDTENYTGIVKFMDVLLSSSRAATEKKKILEEEFGVAMNEELEREVLVMCNLSQGVKAEGREEGINIGEMRMLVKQVRKGRVTIEEAAEDAGMTVEEFKKVMENTPLQAV
- a CDS encoding DUF1972 domain-containing protein, whose product is MKNVVQDLTSAGHEWMRAKWSAPIRKYWKISEQMMVKYCDLAICDSVNSPLNGTGLKPVTRTLKEMGYTNITVVKEQEQPDGNFPTCPYPNPEIKEAMALGMEYAKKCNADLLLATDPDCDRVGIAVKNKAGEYELLTGNQTGMLLLDYVCSQRAKHGKMPADPVMVKTIVTMDMGEQIATHYGLRTINVLTGFKFIGEQIGKLEQQGKADSYVFGFEESYGYLTGSYVRDKDGVDGAYMICEMFSYYATKGISLLDKLEELYKTYGYCLNTLHSYEFDGSAGFAKMQDIMQAFRGGIKEFGGRKVVKLLDYAPGLDGLPKSDVLKFLLEDNCSIVVRPSGTEPKLKTYISVSAENKEAAEKVEAEIRKSAEAYLK
- a CDS encoding tRNA (cytidine(34)-2'-O)-methyltransferase — encoded protein: MSEKPTLNIVLVEPRIPQNTGNVARTCACTACRLHLVGPMGFAIDDRKLKHAGLDYWHYLDISYYDGLDDFFARNAGPFYYFTTKAPQRYTDVVYPDGAYLVFGREDAGLPEALLAANQEHCIRMPMRDTCRSLNLSNSVAVGVYEVLRQWDFPELLDHGHLRDYEWK
- a CDS encoding PfkB family carbohydrate kinase, translated to MLKITEPKKVLCIHDLSGVGRCSLAVILPVLSVMGIQPVALPTVMLSTHTGGFGAPARLDGYAYGEAALEHYRELGLSFDCIYTGYLGGEAQAALAEKAFDLWPSAYKVVDPVMGDNGRAYTTVTPAFIDRMRQLCRRADLILPNATEAGLLLEKPLPDPLDEAGAQALADELAAALAPNVVVTGLQLDKYIACAGAGRERFVVKKLHIARNFPGTGDLYGAVLIGSLIQGNALSAAADNAAEFVALAIQKTPYDQDTRFGVWFEPLLPRLCPLREE
- a CDS encoding DegV family protein, with the translated sequence MEMRDTMSKIAILTDSSCDIPQELAEKYGIDIMGFHILLDDEDIVEREKYTPEEFYDKMRAAKGIPSTAAITPIQFCEKYCQYVDEGYTDVIHVPINRSGSSTYNNAVMAQGMLREERPEHHLNIHLLDPHTYSMVFGWYVCEMARKLQNGAELRHVIGEFEAQMNKMEVILGPYSLKQMKKSGRISAAAAVMGELMGIRPIITLIDGKTKVESKVRGDDKVIPAMIDLCKKRTEGVEDFDYMIGHTSIPQAVELEKACRRAFGKAPLTTFDLGGVVSANTGPDTLALVYVGKPRG